One Camelina sativa cultivar DH55 chromosome 3, Cs, whole genome shotgun sequence genomic window carries:
- the LOC104760044 gene encoding probable galacturonosyltransferase-like 5 gives MHWITRFSAVFSAALAMILLSPSLRSFSPAAAIRSSSHPDSGEFISRHHSSSSFRESPIFRNADQCRSSGEDSGVCNPNLVHVAITLDIDYLRGSIAAVNSILQHSMCPQSVFFHFLVSSSEIQTLESLIRSTFPKLNNLKIYYFAPETVQSLISSSVRQALEQPLNYARNYLADLLEPCVKRVIYLDSDLIVVDDIVKLWKTSLGPRTIGAPEYCHANFTKYFTGGFWSDQRFNGTFKGRNPCYFNTGVMVIDLKKWRRFKYTKRIERWMEVQKMERIYELGSLPPFLLVFAGHVAPISHRWNQHGLGGDNVRGSCRDLHSGPVSLLHWSGSGKPWLRLDSKLPCPLDTLWAPYDLYKHSH, from the coding sequence ATGCATTGGATTACGAGATTCTCCGCCGTCTTCTCCGCCGCATTAGCCATGATTCTCCTCTCCCCTTCGCTCCGATCCTTTTCCCCTGCCGCAGCTATCCGATCCTCGTCGCATCCCGATTCCGGCGAATTCATATCCCGACatcactcctcctcctccttcagaGAATCCCCGATTTTTCGTAACGCCGACCAATGCAGATCTTCCGGCGAAGATTCCGGCGTCTGTAACCCTAATCTCGTCCACGTGGCCATCACTCTCGACATCGATTACCTCCGCGGCTCAATCGCCGCAGTCAATTCAATCCTCCAACACTCGATGTGTCCTCAGAGCgtcttcttccacttcctcgTCTCCTCCTCCGAGATTCAAACCCTAGAATCTCTCATCCGCTCCACTTTTCCCAAATTGAACAATCTCAAGATTTACTATTTTGCCCCTGAGACCGTACAGTCATTGATCTCGTCCTCCGTGAGGCAGGCCCTAGAGCAACCGCTCAATTACGCCAGAAACTACTTGGCGGATCTGCTCGAGCCTTGCGTCAAGCGGGTCATCTACTTGGATTCGGATCTCATCGTCGTCGATGACATTGTGAAGCTTTGGAAAACGAGTCTAGGCCCGAGAACTATCGGAGCTCCGGAGTATTGTCACGCCAATTTCACTAAATACTTCACAGGAGGTTTCTGGTCTGATCAGAGGTTTAACGGGACGTTCAAAGGTAGGAACCCTTGTTACTTCAATACTGGTGTCATGGTGATTGATCTGAAGAAGTGGAGACGATTTAAGTACACGAAACGGATTGAGAGATGGATGGAGGTTCAGAAGATGGAGAGGATCTATGAGCTTGGCTCTCTTCCTccgtttcttttggtttttgctgGTCACGTTGCTCCGATTTCACATCGGTGGAATCAACATGGGCTCGGTGGTGATAATGTTAGAGGTAGCTGCCGTGATTTGCATTCCGGTCCTGTGAGTTTGCTTCATTGGTCAGGTAGTGGTAAGCCATGGCTAAGGCTTGACTCCAAGCTTCCATGTCCTTTAGACACATTGTGGGCACCTTATGATTTGTATAAACACTCCCATTGA